The Arachis hypogaea cultivar Tifrunner chromosome 16, arahy.Tifrunner.gnm2.J5K5, whole genome shotgun sequence genome contains a region encoding:
- the LOC112754976 gene encoding protein trichome birefringence, which translates to MAEATKYSPIGAASNNNLNLGTDLKTLFPVLKTRRAVTFAYAFTIFFVAVTIFLAFSPSQNASSPWFTNIFSSSTLPTAPSSYKSQLSSVFSYFFNTTSSDHDDNSNNPFYPPDPITNTTSSFTSTSRSANATSQTHDNTTRAEPLQPATTALHNTTLVTSTTNTTNNSSQSHADNFKVKPPPLKQESDAANHTSKTGGAKGETTANLTSNAVSAPAPAASHVPVGTPHQNLSSGSAPVKDNYSVKGVVSGNYTASLAKKQSYDELMESLAKCDFFHGEWVKDDSYPLYKPGSCPLIDEQFNCIGNGRPDKDYQKYKWKPKDCTLPRMDAHRMLDLLRGKRLVFVGDSLNRNMWESMICILRNAVKDKKKVYEVNGRVHFRGEASYSFIFEDYNFTVELFVSPFLVQEWEMPDKNGTKKETLRLDLVGRSSDQYKDADIIVFNTGHWWTHDKTSKGKDYYQEGSHVYNELNVLEAFRRAITTWSRWVDAKVNPSKSMVFFRGYSASHFSGGQWNSGGACDSETVPIDNEKYLTEYPPKMRVLENVLKNMKTHVSYLNITRMTDFRKDGHPSIYRKQNLSPEERKSPLRFQDCSHWCLPGVPDAWNEILYAELLVRQYKKKQQQKKA; encoded by the exons ATGGCTGAAGCCACCAAGTACTCGCCGATCGGTGCTGCTtccaacaacaacctcaacctcGGCACCGACCTCAAGACTCTCTTCCCCGTTCTCAAGACCAGAAGAGCCGTCACTTTCGCCTACGCTTTCACCATCTTCTTTGTTGCCGTCACCATCTTCCTTGCTTTCTCTCCTTCTCAAAACGCTTCTTCTCCTTGGTTCACCAACATCTTCTCCTCTTCCACTCTTCCCACCGCTCCTTCCTCCTACAAATCACAGTTATCTTCCGTTTTCTCTTACTTCTTCAACACCACTTCTTCTGATCATGATGATAATAGTAACAATCCTTTTTACCCTCCTGATCCAATCACCAACACTACTTCTTCTTTTACTTCTACTTCTAGATCTGCCAATGCCACTTCTCAAACTCATGATAACACAACAAGAGCAGAGCCACTTCAACCTGCAACAACCGCTTTACACAACACCACTCTTGTAACttccaccaccaacaccaccaaCAATTCTTCTCAATCTCATGCTGACAACTTCAAGGTAAAGCCACCACCCCTTAAGCAAGAATCAGATGCTGCAAATCACACAAGCAAAACCGGTGGAGCCAAAGGTGAAACCACGGCGAATCTAACTTCAAATGCTGTTTCAGCACCTGCACCTGCTGCAAGCCATGTTCCGGTGGGGACACCTCATCAGAATCTGAGTTCTGGTTCTGCTCCTGTGAAGGACAATTATTCCGTGAAGGGTGTTGTGTCAGGGAATTACACGGCTTCCCTGGCGAAGAAGCAGAGTTATGATGAATTGATGGAGTCACTTGCCAAGTGTGATTTTTTCCATGGAGAATGGGTTAAGGATGATAGTTACCCTCTCTACAAACCGGGTTCTTGCCCTCTGATCGATGAACAGTTCAATTGTATTGGGAATGGAAGGCCTGACAAAGATTATCAGAAGTATAAGTGGAAGCCCAAGGATTGCACCCTCCCAAG GATGGATGCACATCGGATGCTGGATTTGTTGAGAGGGAAAAGATTGGTTTTTGTTGGTGATTCACTCAATAGGAATATGTGGGAGTCTATGATTTGCATACTGAGAAATGCTGTAAAGGATAAGAAGAAGGTTTATGAAGTAAATGGAAGAGTCCATTTCAGAGGGGAAGCCTCTTATTCATTCATATTCGAG GATTATAACTTCACAGTGGAGCTTTTTGTATCACCATTCTTGGTTCAAGAGTGGGAAATGCCAGACAAGAACGGAACGAAGAAGGAAACGCTTCGTCTCGATTTAGTTGGCAGATCTTCAGATCAATATAAAGATGCAGATATCATTGTCTTCAACACTGGTCATTGGTGGACTCATGATAAAACTTCCAAAGG GAAGGACTATTACCAAGAAGGTAGCCATGTCTATAATGAACTAAACGTCCTCGAGGCATTCCGAAGAGCGATAACTACTTGGAGCAGGTGGGTTGATGCCAAGGTAAACCCATCCAAGTCTATGGTCTTCTTCAGAGGCTACTCTGCTTCCCATTTCAG TGGTGGACAATGGAATTCGGGTGGAGCATGTGATAGTGAAACCGTGCCTATAGACAATGAGAAGTACCTAACAGAATACCCTCCTAAAATGAGAGTTTTGGAGAATGTGCTGAAGAATATGAAAACTCATGTATCTTACCTTAACATCACTCGAATGACGGATTTCCGGAAGGATGGTCATCCCTCCATATACAGGAAGCAAAACTTGTCACCGGAGGAAAGGAAATCGCCGTTGAGATTCCAAGACTGCAGTCACTGGTGCCTTCCGGGGGTTCCGGATGCATGGAATGAGATCCTCTATGCTGAACTTCTGGTGAGGCAGTACAAAAAAAAGCAACAGCAGAAGAAAGCATAG
- the LOC112758322 gene encoding homeobox-leucine zipper protein HAT14 produces MELALSLGEAPKSFNLLDNTSKLPNNKDPVGFCIALGAAASSAGKSSEEERRGSSDPPVQLDLLPSTPVLRSQHPSSHLRIPWLNDALGLERVTSEAPAARALDVNSFPVAPAAGEDGDDGAALSSPNSAVSSFQMDFCLRNGGNGGDGAAAMMRSRRDVEGGEGNDRGTSDDDENGSTRKKLRLSKEQSAFLEESFKEHTTLNPKQKLALAKQLNLRPRQVEVWFQNRRARTKLKQTEVDCEYLKRCCDTLTEENRRLQKELQELRALKTSQPFYMQLPATTLTMCPSCERVATNTAANNNDASQIASALSLSNKPRILPFPNTQAHPPPAQKAHQ; encoded by the exons ACAAGGATCCAGTGGGTTTCTGCATAGCACTTGGTGCTGCTGCTTCCTCCGCCGGAAAATCCTCCGAGGAAGAGAGAAGAGGATCCTCAGATCCGCCAGTTCAGCTCGACCTTCTCCCTTCAACGCCGGTTCTTCGCTCCCAACATCCATCTTCACACCTTCGAATTCCATGGCTCAACGATGCAC TTGGTTTGGAGAGGGTGACATCGGAGGCACCGGCGGCGAGGGCGTTGGACGTGAACTCTTTCCCGGTGGCTCCTGCGGCGGGAGAAGACGGGGACGACGGCGCTGCACTGTCTTCGCCTAACAGCGCCGTATCGTCCTTTCAGATGGATTTCTGTCTGAGAAACGGTGGTAACGGCGGTGATGGTGCGGCGGCGATGATGAGGAGCAGGAGAGACGTGGAAGGTGGTGAGGGCAACGACAGAGGCACCAGCGACGACGACGAGAACGGATCCACCAGGAAGAAGCTCAGGCTCTCTAAGGAACAATCTGCGTTTCTTGAAGAGAGCTTCAAAGAACACACCACCCTTAATCCT AAGCAGAAACTGGCTCTTGCGAAACAGTTAAACCTTCGTCCCCGTCAAGTTGAAGTTTGGTTTCAGAACAGAAGAGCAAG gaCCAAGTTGAAGCAAACGGAGGTGGATTGCGAGTACTTGAAGAGGTGCTGTGACACCTTAACGGAAGAGAATCGGAGGTTGCAGAAGGAGCTTCAAGAGCTGAGGGCATTAAAGACTTCTCAACCCTTCTACATGCAGCTTCCGGCCACCACTCTCACAATGTGTCCTTCTTGTGAAAGGGTCGCCACCAACACCGCCGCTAATAACAATGACGCTTCTCAGATTGCTTCCGCTTTGTCTCTTAGTAACAAGCCCAGAATCTTGCCATTTCCTAATACTCAGGCCCATCCTCCTCCGGCCCAAAAGGCCCAtcaatga